Proteins encoded together in one Blastocatellia bacterium window:
- a CDS encoding fibronectin type III domain-containing protein, whose product MRSKSFSVCSIIVLMIAQQTVIFGAARRNDNHAAILPRAGSVYVDALRHTRVLRVTDENDALTASVISTTSFNADGTRFIVNLDGVATLYRFDAASMNLLKEGPLFDGQGLAAETLAWSAADANTIFGLDTADGAARLVAYDTVSRRSQIIKDFSARLGRGEAARLSKSPSADDRFAFAWREAGQSGWQAVIVWDRTGDNLYTYDLSDPAAGVANFTNARFNESAEALVINGATTRVWRFATESAHDAVQLEPEAGAAVSAQSGGRDVLSTANDAANTWPRERLSRDGRFALFGSGSGARQDVFIAGVPPTAASTLEWTNLVNSTAHGNSVQKTAGQNDADDASATSLQSVANGDAYVEFTAIDNDKERICGLSNSNAIHTAVDDINFAIKLNSARKAFVIENGSVKAKVKYKPKNVFRIAIESNAVHYYKNGDLIYTSQSRPVYPMLVTASLVNTMSSVDNVMVSGAGFSPVVSLSPTSAVLDAGQSQQFAALITSAQIMGMNWSASGGTISDRGLYTAPATAGTYTVTATLSAVPPVVATATVTVKSVGDTRPPVISAVASSGITANAATVTWTTDEASDTQADYGTTTAYGSSTALNSTKATTHSASLTGLAASTTYHFRVKSRDASSNLATSGDYTFTTAASTGGGGGGGGGTTTAPVISVISTGGLTTSGATVSWTTDKACDTQVEYGASASYGSSTALNSAQVTAHSASLTGLLAGAVYHFRVKSRDAAGNLVTSGDQTFMTGSNASSSSGSGSTGTDPLKTDKNVYAEPAPPALPAAGGTLVDPVFGTTIMRVTDERDGSSNTNSYSYWPSLNRNSTRLVVFVNNGNPTLYDFDPVNFRIANKRNLFAVPMPGGGYPWNDDINWSGTDADVIYCHSGMKLYAYNVVSNSYTLVKDFAGQAPGANLFQMAKSLDDNAFGFTLKDANWNVIGYMGWQRAQNNLYTAQTTAVDEVQVDKSGQYLYVLTGDQSSASAINGKVINLQAKQVVNLTDGAPDFSPGHKDCGQGTVIGSDHWNNSLNIRPLANPHQVTTVLSWANDWSQSNHISFLGDNEGWLLVSMFLANSLPNSGVFKNELYLVSTDGSQRVRRIAHHHSVYRDYWDTPRADLSRDGQFAIFTSNWGSTSRRDVFIVKIPPASGGGGSDTTAPVVSAVGGANVTGTGATINWATNEASDTQVDYGATASYGSSTALNSTKATSHSASLSGLAANTTYHFRVKSRDAAGNLATSGDMLFTTPSAGSSSGGGGGGGGGGGGGGGGTGGTPQNVVWTGMVNCAASGNSLQKNGGRDDSADAGARSQQSLASGDGYLQFTAQETNKLRFCGLARNPAVPDYAGIDFAIKLTDYGVAEVREANVYKWELPYTTGDVFCISIEGGVVKYYKNGTAFYSSTRAVSYPLIVEAAFIPLSGTIANALIAATTGTLARSEAPQSTETLRLAVWSGAEVGFESFDKRWVMALQRRRSRVAS is encoded by the coding sequence ATGAGATCCAAGTCTTTCAGCGTCTGCTCAATCATCGTGTTGATGATCGCGCAGCAGACCGTCATCTTCGGCGCCGCGCGCCGCAACGACAACCACGCAGCCATCCTGCCACGCGCCGGCAGCGTCTACGTAGACGCCCTGCGCCACACCCGCGTCCTGCGCGTCACCGACGAGAACGACGCGCTTACCGCAAGCGTCATTTCAACGACCAGTTTTAACGCGGACGGGACACGCTTCATCGTCAACCTCGATGGCGTGGCGACGCTCTACCGCTTCGACGCGGCATCGATGAATCTCTTGAAAGAAGGGCCGCTGTTTGACGGCCAGGGCCTGGCCGCCGAGACGCTCGCGTGGTCAGCCGCCGACGCCAACACGATCTTCGGCCTCGACACGGCGGACGGCGCGGCGCGGCTTGTCGCTTATGACACGGTGAGCCGGCGCAGCCAGATCATCAAGGACTTTTCCGCCCGGCTTGGGCGCGGTGAAGCGGCGCGCTTGAGCAAGTCGCCGTCTGCCGACGACCGCTTCGCTTTCGCGTGGCGCGAAGCCGGGCAGAGCGGCTGGCAGGCGGTCATCGTTTGGGATCGCACCGGCGACAACCTCTATACCTACGACCTGAGCGACCCGGCGGCGGGTGTAGCGAATTTTACAAACGCTCGTTTCAATGAATCGGCGGAAGCGCTGGTCATCAACGGCGCGACGACGCGCGTCTGGCGCTTTGCGACAGAATCCGCGCACGACGCGGTACAGCTTGAGCCTGAGGCCGGCGCGGCCGTGTCGGCGCAGAGCGGCGGGCGTGACGTGCTGAGTACCGCTAATGATGCGGCAAACACCTGGCCGCGCGAGCGGCTGTCGCGCGACGGGCGGTTTGCGCTTTTCGGCAGCGGCAGCGGCGCGCGTCAGGATGTCTTCATCGCGGGGGTGCCGCCGACCGCCGCCTCAACGCTGGAATGGACGAACCTCGTCAACAGCACGGCGCACGGCAATAGCGTGCAGAAGACCGCCGGCCAGAACGACGCCGACGACGCCAGCGCCACCTCTTTGCAGAGCGTCGCCAATGGCGATGCCTACGTTGAGTTCACCGCCATTGATAACGACAAGGAGCGCATCTGCGGCCTGAGCAACAGCAATGCGATCCATACCGCCGTTGACGACATCAACTTCGCGATCAAGCTGAACAGCGCGCGCAAGGCTTTCGTCATCGAGAACGGCAGCGTCAAAGCCAAGGTCAAATACAAACCGAAGAATGTCTTTCGCATCGCCATCGAATCGAACGCCGTTCATTACTACAAAAACGGCGACCTGATTTATACCAGCCAGTCGCGTCCCGTCTACCCAATGCTGGTGACGGCGTCGCTGGTCAACACCATGTCGTCTGTAGACAACGTGATGGTTTCCGGCGCGGGCTTCAGCCCGGTAGTCAGTCTCAGCCCGACCAGCGCGGTGCTCGACGCCGGGCAGAGCCAGCAGTTCGCGGCGCTCATCACCAGCGCGCAGATCATGGGCATGAACTGGTCAGCCAGCGGCGGCACGATCAGCGACCGCGGGCTCTACACCGCCCCGGCGACCGCCGGAACCTACACGGTCACAGCGACGCTGTCCGCCGTGCCGCCAGTCGTAGCGACCGCAACCGTTACCGTCAAATCTGTCGGCGACACCAGACCGCCGGTTATCAGCGCCGTCGCCAGTTCCGGCATCACCGCGAACGCCGCGACCGTGACCTGGACGACCGACGAAGCCAGCGACACACAGGCGGACTACGGCACGACGACGGCGTATGGCAGCAGCACGGCGCTCAATTCAACGAAGGCGACGACGCACAGCGCCAGCCTCACGGGGCTCGCGGCAAGCACGACTTATCACTTCCGCGTCAAATCGCGTGATGCGTCGAGCAATCTCGCCACCTCGGGCGATTACACGTTTACGACGGCGGCTTCAACCGGCGGCGGCGGCGGCGGTGGCGGCGGCACCACAACCGCGCCGGTCATCTCCGTTATTTCGACCGGCGGCCTGACGACGAGTGGCGCGACCGTGTCGTGGACGACCGACAAAGCCTGCGACACGCAGGTTGAATACGGCGCGTCGGCCAGTTATGGCAGCAGCACGGCGCTCAACTCAGCGCAGGTGACGGCGCACAGCGCCAGCCTCACGGGTCTGTTGGCGGGCGCGGTCTATCACTTCCGCGTCAAATCGCGTGATGCGGCGGGCAACCTCGTCACCTCGGGCGACCAGACCTTCATGACCGGCTCGAACGCGAGCAGCAGCAGCGGCAGTGGCAGCACCGGCACAGACCCGCTCAAGACGGATAAGAACGTCTATGCAGAGCCCGCGCCGCCGGCACTGCCCGCGGCTGGCGGCACCCTGGTTGACCCGGTGTTTGGCACAACCATCATGCGCGTTACAGACGAGCGCGATGGCAGCTCGAACACCAACAGCTACTCTTACTGGCCGAGCCTCAACCGCAACAGTACGCGGCTGGTGGTCTTCGTCAACAACGGCAACCCGACGCTCTATGACTTCGACCCGGTCAACTTCCGCATCGCGAATAAGCGCAACCTGTTTGCGGTGCCGATGCCGGGCGGCGGCTATCCGTGGAACGATGACATCAACTGGAGCGGCACCGACGCGGATGTCATCTACTGCCACTCGGGCATGAAGCTTTATGCCTACAACGTCGTCTCGAACAGCTACACGCTAGTCAAAGACTTCGCCGGTCAGGCGCCGGGCGCGAACCTGTTTCAGATGGCGAAGTCGCTCGACGACAACGCCTTCGGTTTCACGCTGAAGGATGCCAACTGGAATGTCATCGGTTACATGGGATGGCAGCGAGCGCAGAACAACCTCTACACCGCGCAGACCACCGCCGTTGACGAAGTGCAGGTGGATAAGAGCGGCCAGTACCTCTACGTGCTGACCGGCGATCAATCGTCGGCCTCGGCCATCAACGGCAAGGTCATCAACCTGCAAGCCAAGCAGGTGGTCAACCTGACGGACGGCGCGCCAGACTTTTCGCCGGGCCACAAGGATTGCGGCCAGGGCACAGTCATTGGCTCCGATCACTGGAACAACTCGCTGAACATTCGTCCGCTTGCCAACCCGCATCAAGTCACGACCGTCTTGAGCTGGGCTAACGACTGGAGCCAGAGCAATCACATCTCGTTCCTCGGCGATAACGAAGGCTGGCTGCTAGTCAGCATGTTCCTCGCCAACTCGCTGCCGAACAGCGGCGTGTTTAAGAACGAGCTGTATCTGGTTTCGACCGACGGCTCGCAGCGCGTCCGCCGTATCGCCCATCATCATTCGGTCTATCGTGATTATTGGGACACGCCGCGTGCTGACCTGAGCCGCGATGGCCAGTTCGCCATCTTTACGAGCAACTGGGGCTCAACGTCGCGCCGCGATGTCTTCATCGTCAAGATTCCGCCGGCTTCAGGCGGTGGCGGCAGCGACACCACCGCGCCGGTCGTCAGCGCGGTTGGCGGCGCCAACGTCACCGGCACAGGGGCGACGATTAACTGGGCGACCAATGAAGCGAGCGACACGCAGGTTGATTATGGCGCGACCGCGAGCTATGGCAGCAGCACGGCGCTCAACTCGACGAAGGCGACTTCGCACAGCGCCAGCTTGAGCGGGCTTGCGGCAAACACCACTTACCACTTCCGCGTTAAATCACGCGACGCGGCGGGCAACCTCGCGACCTCCGGCGATATGCTCTTCACCACACCGAGCGCTGGCAGCAGTAGCGGTGGTGGCGGTGGCGGCGGCGGTGGCGGTGGCGGCGGTGGCGGCGGCACCGGCGGCACGCCGCAGAATGTCGTCTGGACAGGCATGGTCAACTGCGCCGCCAGCGGCAACAGCTTGCAGAAAAACGGCGGGCGCGATGATTCCGCCGATGCCGGAGCGCGCTCGCAGCAATCGCTCGCCTCGGGCGACGGCTACCTGCAATTCACCGCGCAAGAGACCAACAAGCTGCGGTTCTGCGGACTGGCCCGCAACCCCGCGGTGCCCGATTACGCGGGTATCGATTTCGCCATCAAGCTGACGGATTACGGCGTCGCCGAAGTGCGCGAAGCCAATGTCTACAAGTGGGAGTTGCCTTATACGACCGGCGATGTCTTCTGCATCAGCATCGAAGGCGGGGTGGTGAAGTATTACAAGAACGGCACAGCGTTCTACAGCAGCACGCGCGCCGTCAGCTATCCGCTGATCGTCGAAGCGGCATTCATTCCGTTGAGCGGCACCATCGCCAACGCCTTGATCGCGGCGACGACCGGCACGCTGGCCAGAAGCGAAGCGCCACAATCAACCGAGACGCTGCGGCTGGCCGTCTGGTCAGGCGCGGAAGTTGGGTTTGAGTCTTTCGACAAACGATGGGTTATGGCGTTGCAACGCCGGCGCAGTCGAGTGGCGTCATAA
- a CDS encoding cupin-like domain-containing protein produces the protein MIQPKVGAGSSQSATARLEIKADDFRAGFNRQPFLIGHHLAGHPLFELPQLLGLACRLPEACVAYNAGNIAVAEGLYKGPRTGLSVEETIRRIEDCQSWMVLKHVEMDGEYNALLDQCLDEVQTHSEPLAPGMHKREGFIFISSPASVTPYHLDPEYNFLLQIRGSKSVHIWSPEDRTVLTDEDLEDFYTSEAQNNLRFKPEHEPRAFVFELTPGCGLHFPVTAPHWVENGGGVSVSFSITFRTPASERRAIVYGVNAALRRRGWKPKPVGRSAMLDAMKYHAGRLARRFKPLNNPATARP, from the coding sequence ATGATTCAACCGAAGGTTGGCGCAGGGTCGAGCCAGTCAGCGACCGCGCGGCTGGAGATCAAGGCTGACGACTTTCGCGCCGGCTTCAACCGCCAGCCGTTTCTGATCGGCCATCATCTGGCCGGCCATCCGCTATTCGAGCTGCCGCAATTGCTAGGGCTGGCCTGCCGTCTTCCCGAAGCCTGTGTCGCTTACAACGCCGGCAACATTGCGGTCGCCGAAGGTCTGTATAAAGGCCCGCGCACCGGCCTGTCGGTCGAAGAGACGATCCGCCGCATCGAAGATTGCCAGTCGTGGATGGTCTTAAAGCATGTCGAGATGGACGGCGAATACAACGCGCTGCTCGATCAATGCCTTGATGAAGTGCAAACGCACTCTGAGCCGTTAGCGCCAGGCATGCACAAGCGCGAAGGGTTCATCTTCATCAGCTCGCCCGCCTCTGTGACGCCTTACCACCTTGACCCCGAATACAACTTCTTGTTGCAGATTCGCGGCAGCAAGTCTGTGCATATCTGGAGCCCCGAAGATCGCACGGTGTTGACTGACGAAGACCTCGAAGATTTCTACACGTCAGAGGCGCAGAACAATCTCAGGTTCAAGCCTGAGCATGAGCCCCGCGCTTTCGTCTTCGAGCTGACGCCGGGATGCGGCCTGCATTTTCCGGTGACCGCGCCGCACTGGGTCGAAAACGGCGGCGGCGTCTCTGTGTCGTTCAGCATCACGTTTCGGACGCCGGCGAGCGAGCGCCGCGCCATCGTTTATGGCGTCAACGCCGCGTTGCGCCGCCGCGGCTGGAAACCGAAACCCGTAGGCCGCTCCGCAATGCTCGACGCAATGAAGTATCACGCCGGGCGACTGGCGCGGCGATTCAAGCCCCTCAACAATCCCGCAACCGCGCGTCCCTGA
- a CDS encoding GNAT family N-acetyltransferase, whose amino-acid sequence MKSALAIVTPDNAAARPASGDEARDTIKPLLATDKFSAVSLTDFSLLDGILEKWQDLAEQSVERNPFFEPEMLRPALARSGAGADLRVVLIYAPNRARPAEPLLCGVFPLVRRRHQAMPCRALSLWLYEGCELGTPLVRAAQAEPTMEAFFAWLAAADHSCALMEFNRVSGEGAFHHLLVDYLDHNAVLHHANDYSGSSDGTGDRLLRDVTVGTGGQRGDLTVSLLPLRRWLGHPGKRAVQPQPGKMFAVAVEDAAQLEQYADDWEALAESVGEPNPFYERWMFEPALAAFGKERRLIFVFIFAADTDSSSDRPRPCGFFPLDLGKRYDGLGRPLPLKTISLWKHKYGYLCTPLVREGCAAETIAAFFAWLDRFAHGAALMDFRYLAEGPFHRALVEYLHHTERPHYLAQSFTRALLNKRTDATTYLREALSREHRKDLRRKERRLAESDTIEYAAMGPDDDPRAWIAEYMAVEDISWKGKQNCALSSTPGEREFFEAIALAAFARGRLMMLSLRAAGRAIACKCNFIAGRGAYAFKIAYDEEFAAASPGVLLEMENIRRMHASAAMEWMDSCANPHNAMINRLWLDRLPVQSIAVSRGRRGRLAVALMPLLKWANRQVFRRNLSRRSPARAIQIIAR is encoded by the coding sequence ATGAAATCAGCGCTCGCCATCGTAACGCCCGACAACGCCGCGGCGCGGCCCGCGTCAGGCGATGAGGCACGCGATACGATCAAGCCCCTTCTGGCAACAGACAAGTTCTCTGCCGTCAGCCTCACCGATTTCTCCCTGCTCGACGGCATCCTGGAAAAGTGGCAGGACCTGGCGGAGCAGTCGGTCGAGCGCAATCCGTTTTTTGAGCCTGAAATGTTACGGCCCGCGCTCGCGCGTTCCGGCGCAGGCGCTGACCTGCGCGTGGTGCTGATCTACGCCCCCAATCGCGCACGGCCCGCCGAGCCATTGCTGTGCGGCGTCTTTCCGCTGGTGCGTCGCCGGCATCAAGCGATGCCTTGCCGGGCGCTCAGTCTGTGGCTGTACGAAGGTTGCGAGCTGGGGACGCCGCTCGTCCGCGCCGCGCAAGCCGAGCCCACGATGGAAGCGTTCTTTGCGTGGCTCGCCGCCGCCGACCACAGCTGCGCATTGATGGAATTCAACCGCGTCAGCGGCGAAGGCGCGTTTCATCATCTGCTGGTTGACTACCTCGATCATAATGCCGTGCTGCACCACGCCAACGATTACTCTGGCTCGAGTGACGGAACGGGTGATCGGCTGCTGCGCGACGTAACGGTCGGCACAGGCGGCCAGCGCGGCGACCTGACGGTTTCGCTGCTGCCGCTGCGCCGCTGGCTCGGCCACCCGGGCAAGCGCGCCGTACAACCGCAACCCGGCAAGATGTTCGCGGTCGCCGTCGAAGACGCCGCGCAGCTTGAACAGTATGCCGATGATTGGGAAGCACTGGCCGAGTCGGTCGGCGAGCCCAACCCATTTTACGAGCGCTGGATGTTCGAGCCGGCGCTTGCCGCCTTTGGCAAAGAGCGGCGCTTGATCTTCGTTTTCATTTTCGCAGCCGACACGGACTCGTCTTCAGACCGGCCACGGCCCTGCGGCTTCTTCCCGCTCGACCTCGGCAAGCGTTACGATGGGCTGGGCAGGCCGCTGCCGCTGAAGACGATCAGCCTGTGGAAGCACAAGTACGGTTACCTCTGCACGCCGCTGGTGCGCGAGGGCTGCGCCGCTGAAACGATTGCAGCGTTTTTCGCGTGGCTCGACAGGTTCGCGCATGGCGCGGCGCTGATGGATTTTCGTTACCTTGCCGAAGGGCCGTTTCATCGGGCGCTGGTCGAATATCTGCATCACACGGAGCGCCCGCACTATCTGGCGCAATCCTTCACGCGGGCTTTGCTCAACAAGCGCACGGATGCGACCACTTATCTGCGCGAGGCGTTGTCGCGCGAGCATCGCAAAGACCTGCGTCGCAAAGAGCGGCGGCTTGCCGAGAGCGACACGATTGAATACGCGGCGATGGGGCCAGACGACGACCCGCGCGCCTGGATCGCCGAATACATGGCGGTCGAAGATATTAGCTGGAAAGGCAAGCAGAATTGCGCGCTCTCTAGCACACCGGGCGAGCGCGAGTTCTTTGAAGCCATCGCGCTTGCGGCCTTCGCGCGCGGCCGCCTGATGATGCTTTCATTGCGCGCCGCGGGCCGCGCCATCGCCTGCAAGTGCAATTTCATTGCCGGGCGCGGCGCTTATGCCTTCAAGATCGCCTACGACGAGGAGTTCGCCGCGGCGTCGCCGGGCGTCCTGCTCGAAATGGAAAACATTCGCCGCATGCATGCGAGCGCGGCGATGGAATGGATGGACTCGTGCGCCAACCCGCACAACGCCATGATTAATCGCCTGTGGCTCGACCGCCTGCCGGTGCAGAGCATCGCCGTCAGCCGCGGGCGGCGCGGGCGGCTCGCGGTGGCGCTGATGCCGCTGTTGAAGTGGGCCAACCGCCAGGTCTTTCGCCGCAACCTGTCGCGCCGCTCGCCGGCCCGCGCCATTCAGATCATCGCGCGGTGA
- a CDS encoding HEAT repeat domain-containing protein translates to MMMKLKIMIVVYGLGLALPVAGWCGALQGSASAAQKPDDFAKQVQRLKSATAADRHDAIDKLAEMEDARAVEPLIAMLKDTDAGVRAAAANALGGLPDKRAVEPLMALLKDEVAFVRSAAARVLGQLGDKRAVEPLMLALKDSNTSVCAAAVMGLGALRDERAVPALLLLVREPAPDVRATAAAALGDLHDRRAVESLILLLKDESRTVKLAAALALADIGDKRALSALNDAVTGEREEETRSQMQEALRRLRAAPDQ, encoded by the coding sequence ATGATGATGAAGCTGAAAATCATGATTGTGGTCTATGGGCTGGGCCTGGCGCTGCCGGTGGCGGGCTGGTGCGGCGCGCTTCAAGGCTCGGCTTCGGCGGCGCAGAAGCCCGATGACTTCGCCAAGCAGGTGCAGCGATTGAAGAGCGCGACGGCAGCCGACCGCCACGACGCCATTGACAAGCTGGCCGAGATGGAAGACGCGCGCGCCGTCGAGCCGCTGATCGCTATGCTCAAAGACACGGACGCCGGCGTGCGCGCCGCGGCGGCCAACGCGCTCGGCGGCTTGCCGGACAAACGCGCCGTCGAGCCGCTGATGGCCCTGCTGAAAGACGAGGTGGCTTTTGTGCGTAGCGCCGCGGCCCGCGTGCTGGGCCAGTTGGGCGACAAGCGCGCCGTCGAGCCGTTGATGCTCGCCTTGAAAGACTCGAACACGAGCGTCTGCGCGGCGGCGGTGATGGGGTTGGGCGCGTTGCGGGATGAGCGCGCCGTGCCGGCGCTGTTGCTTTTAGTCAGGGAGCCAGCGCCCGATGTGCGCGCGACGGCGGCAGCGGCGCTCGGCGACCTGCACGACCGGCGGGCGGTTGAATCGCTGATTCTGCTGCTTAAGGATGAGTCGCGGACGGTGAAGCTGGCGGCGGCGCTGGCGCTGGCAGACATCGGCGACAAGCGCGCTTTGAGCGCGCTCAATGACGCGGTGACCGGTGAGCGTGAAGAAGAAACCCGAAGCCAGATGCAAGAGGCGCTGCGCCGTTTGCGCGCCGCGCCGGACCAATGA
- a CDS encoding phosphopentomutase yields the protein MLEQPFNRVVLIVLDSCGIGEMPDAADYGDLGADTLGHTLGSRDVRVPNLQALGLGNIRRLPIEPVATPTGIYGRAATASRGKDTTTGHWEMGGLITARPFPTYPHGFPPHIIEAFERAIGRPVIGNKPASGTEIIKELGEEHVRTGHPIVYTSADSVFQIAAHEEVVPLEQLYEWCKIARALLVGADEVGRVIARPFIGTPGDFRRTEARQDYAIDPPADTLLDRLKAADLAVAAVGKIGSIFCHRGTTEELKAGNNNASVEQTLKALQTTPRGLIFTNLVDFDMLYGHRNDVEGYARALEAFDAQLPEIQQAMRDDDLLLITADHGCDPGDVSTDHTREYVPVLGWGRRARAGVNLGTRASLADLGQTVAENFGLELQAGRSFLREIV from the coding sequence ATGCTTGAGCAACCTTTCAATCGCGTGGTGTTGATCGTGCTGGATAGCTGTGGCATCGGCGAGATGCCCGACGCCGCGGATTATGGCGATCTGGGGGCGGATACGCTCGGCCATACGCTCGGTTCGCGTGACGTGCGCGTGCCGAATCTACAAGCTCTGGGACTCGGCAACATCCGCCGCTTGCCCATCGAGCCGGTCGCCACCCCCACAGGCATCTATGGCCGCGCCGCCACCGCTTCGCGCGGCAAGGACACGACGACCGGCCACTGGGAGATGGGCGGCCTCATCACCGCCCGGCCCTTTCCGACTTACCCGCACGGCTTTCCGCCGCACATCATCGAAGCCTTCGAGCGCGCCATCGGTCGCCCGGTGATTGGCAACAAGCCGGCGTCGGGAACCGAGATCATCAAGGAGCTGGGCGAGGAGCACGTCCGCACAGGCCACCCGATTGTTTACACTTCAGCCGACAGCGTCTTTCAAATCGCCGCTCACGAAGAGGTGGTGCCGCTCGAACAGCTCTATGAGTGGTGCAAGATCGCCCGCGCCTTGCTCGTCGGCGCAGACGAAGTTGGGCGCGTCATTGCCCGCCCGTTCATCGGCACGCCGGGCGACTTTCGCCGCACCGAAGCGCGCCAGGATTACGCTATCGATCCGCCCGCCGACACCTTGCTTGATCGTTTAAAGGCGGCTGATCTGGCGGTCGCGGCAGTCGGCAAGATCGGCTCGATCTTCTGCCATCGCGGCACGACTGAAGAGTTGAAAGCCGGCAACAACAACGCCAGCGTCGAGCAAACGCTCAAGGCGTTACAGACGACGCCGCGCGGCTTGATCTTCACCAATCTCGTTGACTTCGATATGCTCTACGGCCATCGCAACGATGTCGAAGGCTACGCTCGCGCTCTCGAAGCCTTCGACGCGCAATTGCCGGAGATTCAACAGGCGATGCGCGATGACGACTTGCTTTTAATAACCGCGGATCACGGCTGCGACCCGGGCGATGTTTCGACCGACCACACCCGCGAATATGTGCCGGTGCTGGGCTGGGGCCGCCGCGCTCGCGCCGGCGTCAATCTAGGCACACGCGCCTCGCTTGCTGATCTGGGGCAGACGGTCGCCGAAAACTTCGGCCTGGAGTTGCAGGCGGGCCGCAGCTTTCTCAGAGAGATTGTGTAA
- a CDS encoding phytanoyl-CoA dioxygenase family protein, translating to MNDDLSYYHELISDLIKLPRTADEWAGYRLSDEQVAFYETNGYLAGVRILTDGQVEVLRQELVTLVDPAHPRHQLFYEFHSNESADPDTTLFHALGAWRIAAGFHDVLWNPAFTVPAAQLLGGAVRFWHDQLFSKPASHGGVVAWHQDYSYWTRTQPLAHLTCWIGLDDATRDNGCLHYIPGSHLWPDLPVTGLAGNMDAIQSVLTDEQRRQFKPAAIELKKGEAAFHHPRMIHGSFANLSDRPRRATVINVFRDGVRSASNAPLLEGVPVIPSGEPMDGQFFPLLFDPTAVGQ from the coding sequence ATGAACGACGACTTGTCTTACTATCACGAGCTCATCAGCGACCTCATTAAACTGCCGCGAACGGCTGACGAGTGGGCGGGCTACCGGCTGAGTGACGAGCAGGTCGCCTTCTACGAAACCAACGGTTATCTTGCGGGCGTTCGCATCCTGACAGACGGGCAGGTTGAAGTCTTGCGCCAGGAGCTTGTCACGCTGGTTGACCCGGCGCACCCACGGCATCAGCTGTTTTATGAATTCCACTCAAACGAATCCGCCGACCCTGACACGACGCTCTTTCATGCCCTCGGCGCGTGGCGCATCGCGGCGGGCTTTCACGACGTGCTGTGGAATCCGGCATTCACCGTGCCGGCGGCGCAATTGCTGGGCGGCGCGGTGCGCTTCTGGCACGACCAGTTATTCTCGAAGCCGGCTTCGCACGGCGGCGTGGTCGCATGGCATCAGGATTATTCTTACTGGACGCGGACGCAGCCGCTGGCGCATCTGACCTGCTGGATCGGCCTCGACGACGCCACCCGCGACAATGGTTGTCTGCATTACATTCCCGGCAGCCACCTCTGGCCCGACCTGCCGGTCACCGGACTGGCCGGTAACATGGACGCCATTCAATCGGTGTTGACCGATGAGCAGCGCCGGCAGTTCAAGCCCGCCGCCATCGAATTAAAGAAAGGCGAAGCAGCGTTCCACCATCCACGCATGATTCACGGCTCGTTCGCCAACCTGAGCGACCGTCCGCGCCGCGCTACGGTCATCAACGTCTTCCGCGATGGCGTCCGGTCGGCCAGCAACGCGCCGCTGCTCGAAGGCGTGCCGGTGATTCCGAGCGGCGAGCCGATGGACGGCCAGTTCTTCCCGCTCCTGTTCGATCCTACAGCCGTGGGCCAATAA
- the rpsU gene encoding 30S ribosomal protein S21 translates to MARVQVHDNESIESAIRRFKRAVAREGIITDTKKHAFYLKPGERRRLKSQVARRRARKSMRKRTTSDE, encoded by the coding sequence GTGGCAAGAGTACAGGTTCACGATAACGAGAGTATTGAAAGCGCCATCCGTCGCTTCAAGCGCGCCGTCGCCCGCGAAGGCATTATCACCGACACCAAAAAGCACGCCTTTTATCTGAAACCGGGCGAGCGCCGCCGCCTGAAATCGCAGGTCGCCCGCCGCCGCGCTCGCAAGAGCATGCGCAAGCGCACCACCAGCGACGAATAA